In Geminocystis sp. NIES-3709, a single genomic region encodes these proteins:
- a CDS encoding DUF2555 domain-containing protein, protein MTSLTLKEEDYSSITAEEVAEIAARLEQDDYGTAFEGLQDWHLLRAIAFHRQDLVEPYFYLLDIEAYDES, encoded by the coding sequence ATGACAAGTTTAACTTTAAAAGAAGAAGACTATTCCAGTATCACGGCGGAAGAAGTGGCGGAAATTGCCGCTAGGCTTGAGCAGGATGACTATGGTACAGCCTTTGAGGGATTGCAAGATTGGCATTTACTGCGTGCCATTGCATTTCATCGTCAAGATTTAGTTGAGCCTTATTTCTATCTCTTGGACATTGAGGCTTATGACGAATCATGA
- the coaBC gene encoding bifunctional phosphopantothenoylcysteine decarboxylase/phosphopantothenate--cysteine ligase CoaBC — MTNHDHPLSRKNILICVGGGIAAYKVCEVISQLYKWGVNLEIILTDSAQKFITPLTLSTLARKSAYTDRDFWQPVYSRPLHITLGEWADLMVIAPLTANTLGKLVYGLADNLLTNTILASTCPIIVAPAMNTQMWLQKSVQDNWQKLHRDSRYHLLHTNTGLLACDQVGKGRMAEAKEILISIESIISSQGKRDLVGKNILISGGNTREYIDPVRFIGNPATGKMGIALANACYYRGGKVTLVAGNINSQLLQQLPPIQIISVTTAEEMESAMMSNFSQADITYMAAAVADVKPCNYSSQKLSKQSLPSNLKLEQVNDIVAKLGEIKQPTQKLIGFAAQTGDILTPAKEKLQRKKLDAIVANPIDKDNAGFATDTNEAILIDRQEQQTIIETTTKLTLAHHIINKTLEN, encoded by the coding sequence ATGACGAATCATGATCATCCATTATCACGGAAAAATATTTTGATTTGTGTGGGAGGAGGCATCGCCGCTTATAAAGTATGTGAAGTCATCTCCCAATTATATAAATGGGGAGTAAATTTAGAAATTATTTTGACAGATTCTGCTCAAAAATTTATTACCCCTTTAACCTTATCTACTTTAGCCCGAAAATCTGCCTATACCGATCGAGATTTTTGGCAACCTGTTTATTCTCGTCCGTTACATATTACCCTAGGAGAATGGGCAGATTTAATGGTTATTGCACCCTTAACAGCAAATACTTTAGGTAAATTAGTTTATGGTTTAGCAGATAATTTGCTGACTAACACGATTTTGGCTTCTACTTGTCCAATTATAGTCGCCCCGGCTATGAATACACAAATGTGGTTACAAAAATCCGTACAAGATAATTGGCAAAAGTTACATCGAGATTCCCGTTATCATCTATTACATACTAATACGGGGTTACTAGCGTGTGATCAAGTTGGGAAAGGAAGAATGGCAGAAGCAAAAGAAATTTTAATCTCGATCGAGTCTATTATTAGTAGTCAAGGAAAACGAGATTTAGTCGGAAAAAATATTTTAATCAGTGGAGGCAATACAAGAGAATACATTGATCCTGTTAGATTTATTGGTAATCCAGCGACAGGAAAAATGGGAATAGCTTTAGCCAACGCCTGTTATTATCGTGGGGGAAAAGTAACTTTAGTGGCAGGAAACATCAACTCTCAATTATTACAACAATTACCGCCAATTCAGATTATATCAGTCACCACCGCCGAAGAAATGGAATCAGCAATGATGAGTAATTTTTCTCAAGCGGATATAACTTATATGGCTGCAGCCGTTGCCGATGTTAAACCTTGTAATTATTCTTCTCAGAAATTGAGTAAGCAATCCTTACCCTCAAACCTTAAATTAGAGCAAGTTAACGATATTGTAGCAAAATTAGGGGAAATTAAACAACCAACCCAAAAATTAATCGGATTTGCCGCTCAAACAGGAGATATTCTCACCCCCGCCAAAGAAAAATTACAACGCAAAAAGTTAGATGCGATCGTAGCGAATCCCATAGACAAAGATAATGCAGGATTTGCCACAGATACTAATGAAGCAATACTAATCGATCGTCAAGAACAACAAACTATTATTGAAACTACCACAAAATTAACCCTAGCTCATCACATTATTAATAAAACTCTGGAGAATTGA
- the moeB gene encoding molybdopterin-synthase adenylyltransferase MoeB: MLNPNLEAIELNKEEYERYARHIILPEVGLEGQKRIKSASVLCVGTGGLGSPLILYLAASGIGRIGIVDFDVVDASNLQRQIIHGTSWIGKPKIESAKHRILEINPACQVDLYETRLSAENALSILEPYDIIIDGTDNFPTRYLVNDACVLLNKPNVYGSIFRFEGQATVFNYEGGPNYRDLYPEPPPPGMVPSCAEGGVLGVLPGIIGTIQATEAIKIILGAKNTLNGRLLLFNAWEMKFRELKLRPNPVRPVIEKLIDYEQFCGIPQAKAEEEKSATQLQEMTVTELKALLDSDANDYVLIDVRNPNEYQIAKIPNAVLIPLPDIEDGDGVAKVKELVKGKSRLIAHCKLGGRSAKALQILKQAGIEGINIKGGITAWSKEVDSSVPEY, from the coding sequence ATGCTCAATCCTAATTTAGAAGCTATAGAACTTAATAAAGAAGAGTACGAGCGCTATGCTAGACATATAATTTTGCCCGAAGTAGGTTTGGAAGGGCAAAAGCGTATTAAATCAGCTAGTGTACTCTGTGTTGGTACAGGTGGACTGGGTTCGCCTTTAATTCTTTATCTCGCCGCCTCTGGTATCGGTAGAATTGGTATCGTTGATTTTGATGTAGTTGACGCTTCCAACTTACAAAGACAAATTATTCACGGTACTTCATGGATAGGTAAACCCAAAATTGAGTCAGCTAAACACCGTATTTTAGAAATAAACCCTGCTTGTCAAGTGGATTTATATGAGACTCGTTTAAGTGCAGAAAATGCTTTATCTATTCTTGAGCCTTACGATATAATCATTGACGGTACAGATAATTTCCCTACTCGTTACCTAGTTAATGATGCTTGTGTATTATTAAACAAACCTAACGTTTACGGTTCAATCTTCCGTTTTGAAGGACAAGCAACAGTATTTAACTATGAAGGTGGCCCGAATTATCGAGACTTATATCCCGAACCACCACCACCCGGCATGGTACCATCTTGTGCAGAAGGGGGCGTCTTAGGGGTACTACCCGGCATAATTGGCACAATCCAAGCCACTGAAGCTATTAAGATTATTCTAGGGGCAAAAAATACTCTTAACGGGCGTTTATTGTTATTCAATGCTTGGGAAATGAAATTTAGAGAGTTGAAATTACGTCCTAATCCCGTGCGCCCTGTTATCGAGAAATTGATTGATTATGAGCAGTTTTGCGGTATTCCTCAAGCAAAAGCAGAAGAAGAAAAAAGTGCGACACAATTACAGGAAATGACGGTAACAGAATTAAAGGCTTTACTTGATAGTGATGCTAATGATTATGTACTAATTGATGTTCGTAATCCTAATGAGTATCAAATTGCTAAAATTCCTAATGCGGTTTTAATTCCCTTACCTGATATTGAAGACGGTGACGGAGTTGCCAAAGTTAAAGAGTTAGTAAAAGGGAAAAGTCGATTGATTGCTCATTGTAAGCTAGGTGGCCGTTCAGCTAAAGCCTTACAGATTCTCAAACAAGCAGGAATTGAAGGTATTAACATTAAAGGTGGCATCACAGCTTGGAGTAAAGAAGTTGATTCTTCTGTACCTGAATATTAA
- a CDS encoding Uma2 family endonuclease, which produces MIALTENIFIPTQDDLPSDDDDKMETSRHKYQMDLLLETIYPWLEKRQDGYAGGNMFVYFSVNQVKNHDYKGPDFFCALDVPQKERKSWVVWEEGKAPDVVIELLSESTANYDKNEKKLIYQNRLRVLEYFWYDPFNPDDWAGFSLEKGGYQPLKLDDRNRYISEQLQLALVRWQGVYRGIDAVWLRWQTLDGKLLPTDKEVSELEKQRADEAQLEIARLKELLRNSGVEIL; this is translated from the coding sequence ATGATCGCTTTAACTGAAAACATTTTCATTCCTACTCAAGATGATTTACCTTCTGATGATGACGACAAAATGGAAACTTCACGCCATAAATATCAAATGGATTTACTCCTAGAAACTATTTACCCTTGGTTAGAAAAACGTCAGGATGGGTATGCGGGTGGAAATATGTTTGTCTATTTTAGTGTGAACCAAGTCAAAAACCATGATTATAAAGGCCCTGATTTTTTTTGTGCTTTAGATGTACCTCAAAAAGAAAGAAAAAGTTGGGTAGTATGGGAAGAAGGAAAAGCGCCTGATGTGGTTATTGAACTATTATCGGAAAGTACTGCTAATTATGACAAAAACGAGAAAAAATTAATTTATCAAAATCGGTTACGAGTCCTAGAATATTTTTGGTACGATCCTTTTAATCCTGATGATTGGGCTGGTTTTAGTTTGGAAAAAGGTGGGTATCAACCCTTAAAATTAGATGATCGGAATCGATATATTAGTGAACAATTACAATTAGCTTTAGTGCGTTGGCAAGGAGTTTATCGAGGAATTGATGCGGTTTGGTTGCGTTGGCAAACTTTAGATGGGAAATTATTACCTACAGATAAAGAGGTAAGTGAATTAGAAAAACAACGGGCTGATGAGGCACAATTAGAGATTGCTCGATTAAAAGAGTTATTGCGAAATTCTGGTGTTGAAATTTTGTAG